A genomic window from Neoarius graeffei isolate fNeoGra1 chromosome 5, fNeoGra1.pri, whole genome shotgun sequence includes:
- the inhbaa gene encoding inhibin subunit beta Aa produces the protein MMLLPAMSVTLLLLAHCYSLTAMATSGTLASSPSLPSDCPSCAMARLRRSGAEVLMEEEEAQQDVVEAVKRHILSMLHLQDRPNITHPVPRAALLNAIRKVHVGRVAKDGSVLIDDEPHGRLEAENSEQTEIITFAEAGETPGLINFLISKEGYEMSVVEQANVWIFLRLPKGNRTRTNVTIRLLLQQPDSGEKLVAEKAVDTKRSGWHTFSMASSMQSLLERGISALNLRVSCPACADARATPVLVTPGGGGEREQSHRPFLMAVVRQLEQNGPRRRRKRGLECDGKVRVCCKRQFYVNFKDIGWNDWIIAPTGYHANYCEGECPSHVASITGSALSFHSTVINHYRMRGYSPFTSIRSCCVPTRLRAMSMLYYNEEQKIVKKDIQNMIVEECGCS, from the exons ATGATGCTCCTGCCTGCCATGAGTGTAACACTGCTGCTCCTGGCTCACTGCTATTCTCTTACTGCCATGGCCACCTCGGGCACCTTGGCATCCTCGCCCTCTTTACCATCGGACTGCCCCTCTTGTGCCATGGCACGGCTGCGGAGGAGTGGCGCAGAGGTGctaatggaggaggaggaggcgcagcAGGATGTGGTGGAGGCGGTGAAGAGGCACATCCTCAGCATGCTGCACCTGCAGGATCGGCCCAACATCACACACCCAGTGCCCCGTGCTGCCCTGCTCAATGCCATCCGCAAGGTCCACGTGGGCCGCGTGGCCAAGGACGGCAGCGTGCTGATCGACGACGAGCCTCACGGACGCCTCGAGGCCGAGAACAGTGAACAGACTGAAATTATCACCTTCGCCGAAGCTG GTGAAACCCCAGGTCTGATAAACTTCCTTATCTCTAAAGAGGGTTACGAGATGTCTGTGGTGGAGCAGGCCAATGTCTGGATCTTCCTGCGACTTCCAAAGGGCAACCGCACCCGCACAAACGTCACCATTCGACTGCTCCTGCAGCAGCCGGACTCTGGGGAGAAGCTGGTGGCTGAGAAAGCAGTTGACACTAAACGCAGTGGCTGGCACACTTTCTCCATGGCATCTAGTATGCAGTCTTTGCTCGAACGGGGCATAAGTGCACTGAACCTGCGCGTCTCATGCCCAGCATGTGCTGATGCCCGTGCTACGCCGGTCCTGGTGACtcctggaggaggaggagagcgAGAACAGTCTCACCGGCCCTTTCTGATGGCTGTGGTGCGTCAACTGGAGCAGAATGGGCCAAGACGCCGCCGTAAGCGTGGCCTGGAATGCGACGGCAAGGTACGTGTGTGTTGCAAGCGTCAGTTCTATGTCAATTTCAAAGACATCGGCTGGAACGACTGGATCATTGCACCGACCGGCTACCACGCCAACTACTGTGAGGGTGAGTGTCCGAGCCACGTGGCCAGCATTACAGGCTCAGCACTTTCCTTCCACTCCACTGTCATCAACCACTACCGCATGCGTGGTTACAGCCCTTTCACTAGCATCAGGTCGTGCTGTGTCCCCACGCGCCTCCGCGCCATGTCTATGCTCTACTACAACGAGGAGCAGAAGATTGTCAAGAAAGACATCCAAAACATGATTGTGGAGGAGTGTGGCTGCTCGtaa